A window from Dioscorea cayenensis subsp. rotundata cultivar TDr96_F1 chromosome 10, TDr96_F1_v2_PseudoChromosome.rev07_lg8_w22 25.fasta, whole genome shotgun sequence encodes these proteins:
- the LOC120270003 gene encoding subtilisin-like protease isoform X1, translated as MLAVKMPLKLNIIFLQTLHQQQRSPTMSTIFGVLPSPALASFSSRGPVKYNGNIVKTDVTAPGVNILSAWPVEVGPFPSGLKTKTFNFLSGTSMAAPHVSGIVALIMSKLKNENKRKWSTSEVQSTLITTGNTFNLDGEPIFDKATLHNNANILQRGAGQVNAMNAMDPGLVYNIELDNYVAYLCEIFSNNSQKMQIFTKNNTQCTRSISGEQLNYPSIGVPMRSSSSRIIVKRTMTNVGDAKEIYNAKIKEPLNVKIDLSHYSLSFTHQEQQITYDMTFSMNGAHPGFGVIGEGELSWVSNKHIVTSPIYIAF; from the coding sequence ATGTTAGCCGTAAAGATGCCATTAAAATTGAACATTATTTTTCTACAAACTCTACACCAACAGCAAAGATCACCTACGATGAGTACGATTTTTGGTGTTCTCCCATCTCCGGCATTAGCCTCCTTCTCATCGAGAGGTCCTGTCAAGTATAATGGAAACATTGTGAAGACAGATGTCACTGCACCTGGAGTGAATATTCTGTCTGCATGGCCAGTAGAAGTTGGGCCTTTCCCATCTGGTCTAAAAACAAAGACATTCAACTTCTTAAGTGGTACATCTATGGCCGCACCTCATGTTTCAGGAATTGTGGCTCTTATCATGAGTAagttgaaaaatgaaaacaaacgtAAATGGTCAACTTCAGAGGTTCAATCAACACTCATCACCACAGGCAACACATTCAACTTAGATGGAGAACCAATTTTTGATAAAGCTACTTTGCACAACAATGCTAACATTCTCCAACGGGGAGCAGGGCAAGTCAATGCAATGAATGCCATGGATCCAGGTCTAGTCTACAACATTGAACTAGATAATTATGTTGCCTatctttgtgaaattttttctaataatagCCAAAAGATGCAAATATTCACTAAAAACAACACCCAATGTACTAGATCCATTTCTGGTGAGCAACTCAATTATCCCTCAATAGGTGTGCCAATGAGATCAAGTTCATCAAGGATCATTGTCAAAAGAACAATGACAAATGTGGGTGATGCTAAGGAAATCTATAATGCCAAGATCAAAGAACcattaaatgtaaaaattgaTCTTTCCCACTACAGCCTCAGTTTCACTCACCAAGAACAACAAATTACCTACGATATGACATTTTCCATGAACGGTGCTCACCCAGGCTTCGGAGTCATTGGAGAAGGAGAATTATCATGGGTGTCCAACAAGCACATTGTTACAAGTCCCATCTACATTGCATTCTAA
- the LOC120270339 gene encoding subtilisin-like protease 4 encodes MAPRAFISVYKNCWIDIGFPSVDVIAGIDQAIQDGVDILQMSIVPKHPLPDSFSKDDVAIGTYSAMQKDIFPCVAVGNNGPSLETLGCAAPWDMVVGATTIDRRIRVTGNGQQFHGESAYQPNIVTNKFLPLIFPGSNGQIDQLICRNNSLNGINVRGKIVMCYAMGRGTENIEKGDVVKNAGGVGMIIMNLLPDGFITYSTTHHLPVSRVSYIDSLQIEDYIATNSTPIAKITFGGAIFGTRPALALAYFSSRGPTKYNGNIVKPDVIAPGVNILSAWTAEVGPFPLV; translated from the coding sequence ATGGCACCAAGAGCATTCATATCAGTGTACAAGAATTGTTGGATAGATATAGGTTTCCCATCAGTTGATGTCATAGCAGGTATAGACCAAGCAATTCAAGATGGGGTGGATATTCTCCAAATGTCAATTGTGCCAAAACATCCATTGCCAGATTCCTTCAGTAAGGATGATGTCGCTATCGGCACATACTCGGCAATGCAAAAGGACATCTTTCCTTGTGTAGCTGTAGGCAACAATGGCCCGAGCCTAGAGACATTGGGTTGTGCTGCTCCATGGGATATGGTTGTCGGTGCAACCACAATAGATCGAAGAATAAGAGTAACAGGCAATGGGCAACAATTCCATGGAGAAAGTGCCTATCAACCCAACATAGTTACTAACAAGTTTCTTCCCCTTATTTTTCCAGGTAGCAATGGCCAAATTGACCAATTGATTTGCCGGAACAACTCGCTAAATGGCATCAATGTTAGGGGAAAGATTGTTATGTGCTATGCAATGGGACGTGGTACAGAAAACATTGAAAAAGGGGATGTCGTCAAGAATGCTGGAGGTGTTGGCATGATCATTATGAACCTTTTACCTGATGGATTCATAACATATTCTACCACTCACCATCTTCCAGTATCACGTGTGAGCTATATAGATTCCCTTCAAATTGAGGATTATATTGCCACAAACTCTACACCAATAGCAAAGATCACCTTTGGTGGGGCCATATTCGGCACTCGCCCAGCTCTAGCATTAGCATACTTCTCATCAAGAGGCCCAACAAAGTATAATGGGAACATTGTGAAACCAGATGTCATCGCACCTGGAGTAAATATTCTATCAGCATGGACAGCGGAAGTTGGACCCTTTCCTTTGGTCTAA
- the LOC120270003 gene encoding subtilisin-like protease isoform X2, with product MVIQPFSQLMLKVMECMWLALRQETLWILWKVLGQALGRAAGMAPKAFISVYKVCWKDKGCVSSNIIAGIDKAIQDGVHILQMSFGGNWLESFEADQIIVATYSAMQKGIISHTTVGNEGPNQGTLGHAAPWDIVVGVTITDRRIRATVTLSNGKQFQGGKWQSTQQHSY from the coding sequence ATGGTAATACAACCATTCAGCCAATTGATGTTGAAGGTCATGGAATGCATGTGGCTGGCATTGCGGCAGGAAACTTTGTGGATACTGTGGAAAGTCCTTGGCCAAGCTCTAGGAAGAGCTGCAGGGATGGCGCCCAAAGCATTTATATCTGTATACAAGGTGTGCTGGAAGGATAAAGGTTGCGTATCAAGTAATATCATAGCAGGTATAGACAAAGCAATTCAAGATGGGGTGCATATCCTCCAAATGTCCTTTGGAGGAAACTGGCTTGAATCCTTTGAGGCAGATCAGATCATTGTCGCCACCTACTCAGCAATGCAGAAGGGGATCATCTCCCACACAACTGTTGGTAATGAGGGCCCAAACCAGGGGACATTGGGCCATGCTGCTCCATGGGATATAGTTGTTGGTGTAACCATTACAGATAGAAGAATAAGAGCAACTGTGACGCTCAGCAATGGGAAGCAATTCCAGGGTGGAAAGTGGCAATCAACCCAACAACACAGTTACTAA